The Microbacterium foliorum genome has a window encoding:
- a CDS encoding tryptophan-rich sensory protein: MESRMQDITRQSVIIAAATFMLIAAAVGSGAFGGTSVSELQDGALSAQGSYLAPAGPAFSIWSLIYVGLIAYTVWQALPAQRADERQRAVGGWIAASMILNGLWLVTAQFLSLPLTVLVIALLLATLARVIVILGRSRARTWPERIVVDGANGLHFGWVTIATVANASAWFTQIAPVAWADQADIWAVAVLVVVLVIGVTAAIVTKRIAPALATAWGLGWLAVGRFTGEPESMITGIAAIIVAVALVAAGAWGLLRRPRADVAV, encoded by the coding sequence ATGGAATCCCGGATGCAGGACATCACGCGTCAGTCGGTCATCATCGCCGCGGCCACCTTCATGCTGATCGCGGCGGCCGTCGGATCCGGTGCGTTCGGCGGCACCTCGGTCAGCGAGCTGCAAGACGGTGCTCTCTCGGCGCAGGGGTCGTACCTCGCCCCGGCCGGCCCGGCGTTCTCGATCTGGTCGCTGATCTACGTCGGTCTCATCGCCTACACGGTGTGGCAGGCGCTGCCCGCGCAGCGAGCGGATGAGCGCCAGCGAGCAGTCGGCGGATGGATCGCCGCGTCGATGATCCTCAACGGACTCTGGCTCGTGACGGCGCAGTTCCTGTCGTTGCCGCTGACCGTTCTCGTGATCGCCCTGCTGCTCGCAACCCTCGCTCGGGTGATCGTGATCCTCGGCCGCAGCCGCGCCCGCACCTGGCCGGAGCGCATCGTCGTCGACGGAGCCAACGGCCTGCACTTCGGATGGGTGACGATCGCGACCGTCGCCAACGCCAGCGCGTGGTTCACGCAGATCGCTCCGGTCGCCTGGGCCGATCAGGCCGACATCTGGGCCGTCGCCGTGCTCGTGGTCGTGCTCGTGATCGGCGTCACCGCGGCGATCGTCACCAAGCGCATCGCCCCTGCCCTCGCGACGGCGTGGGGGCTCGGCTGGCTCGCGGTCGGCCGTTTCACCGGCGAGCCCGAGAGCATGATCACCGGAATCGCGGCGATCATCGTCGCCGTCGCGCTCGTCGCCGCCGGTGCCTGGGGACTGCTGCGGCGTCCTCGCGCCGACGTCGCGGTGTAG
- a CDS encoding response regulator, with protein MKLLIADDDPQMVRALRITLAAHGYEVVVAADGAAAVAVAAQTHPDLIMLDLGMPRLDGIEVIQALRGWTNVPIIVVSGRTGSADKVDALDAGADDFVTKPFQVDELLARLRALSRRAVPVGGESTVGFGDVVVDLVTKTVTRAGSRVHLTPTEWRMLEHLARHPGALVTRQDLLKEIWGSEQVSDSGYLRLYMSQLRKKLEASPGNPVHLLTESGMGYRLVL; from the coding sequence GTGAAGCTCCTCATCGCCGACGACGATCCGCAGATGGTGCGCGCCCTGCGCATCACCCTCGCCGCGCACGGATACGAGGTGGTCGTCGCCGCCGACGGCGCCGCGGCGGTCGCGGTCGCCGCGCAGACGCACCCCGACCTGATCATGCTCGACCTGGGGATGCCGCGGCTCGACGGCATCGAGGTGATCCAGGCGCTGCGCGGATGGACGAACGTGCCCATCATCGTGGTGTCGGGTCGCACCGGATCCGCCGACAAGGTCGATGCGCTGGATGCCGGAGCCGACGACTTCGTCACCAAGCCCTTCCAGGTCGACGAGCTGCTCGCGCGTCTGCGCGCTCTGTCACGACGAGCCGTTCCGGTGGGCGGCGAATCGACCGTCGGATTCGGCGACGTCGTGGTCGACCTCGTGACGAAGACCGTGACGCGAGCCGGGTCGCGGGTGCATCTCACGCCGACGGAGTGGCGGATGCTCGAGCACCTCGCCCGGCATCCCGGCGCCCTCGTCACCCGCCAGGACCTGTTGAAGGAGATCTGGGGCAGCGAGCAGGTCTCGGACTCGGGCTACCTGCGCCTGTACATGTCGCAGCTGCGCAAGAAGCTCGAGGCGTCTCCGGGCAACCCGGTGCATCTGCTCACCGAGTCGGGCATGGGATACCGACTGGTGCTCTGA
- a CDS encoding ATP-binding protein — protein MPRRGRLRVLLGAAPGVGKTFEMLVEGRRLIDEGRDVVIAIVETHDRAATAAQTIGIPEVPRRTDLHRGVPLSEMDLEAVLARRPEIALVDELAHTNTPGSAHPKRWQDVDALLDAGIDVVTTVNVQHIESLNAVVEKITGIAQQETIPDAVVRAADEIEVVDLAPQSLRDRLSAGLVYPAERIDAALSNYFRLGNLTALRELALLWLADEVDSALRSYRADHGIEGTWQARERVVVALTGGTEGETLLRRGARIAARSAGGELLAVHVATQDGLRDQTPGALAAQRALVESLGGSFHQIVGDDIPGTLVSFAQGADATQLVIGVSRRGRVAAALTGPGIGSEVIRRSGDIDVHIVTHAAAGGRVALPRITGGALGWRRQVLGLAVALVFGPLLSWLMFTFRSPESITSEVLAYQLLVVVVALIGGIRPAVFAAVLSGITLDLLFVAPLFTITIAHPLHVLALALYVVIAILVSIIVDQAARRARTAQRAVAEAELLAAVAGNVLRGDNAVLALVSRTREAFGLSGVRLLAPDGEVLASDGEPVPDGRATTVPVGSGGSAPALLELHGEPLDTPARRLLDAIVAQLAAAIEHTDLRATAREVAALAETDQVRSALLSAVSHDLRRPLASAVAAIGGLRGAHGLSASDRDELLATADESLATLSSLVTDLLDVSRVQAGVLAVSSMPLDVAGPVLAAVDELGLGPADVELVLDGELPAVSADPVLLQRVLVNVIANAHRHAPTDTRVIVSTSSLADRVEIRIIDRGRGVPAEQRDRIFQPFQRMGDTDNTTGLGLGLALSRGFAEGMGGTLTPEDTPGGGLTMVVSLPRAEDPDPLQEETE, from the coding sequence ATGCCGCGACGCGGCCGACTCCGCGTGCTGCTCGGCGCCGCCCCCGGTGTCGGCAAGACCTTCGAGATGCTCGTCGAGGGGCGACGGCTGATCGACGAGGGACGCGACGTGGTGATCGCGATCGTCGAGACGCACGACCGTGCCGCGACGGCCGCGCAGACGATCGGCATCCCCGAGGTCCCTCGACGCACCGATCTGCACCGTGGGGTGCCGCTCAGCGAGATGGATCTGGAGGCGGTGCTCGCGCGTCGCCCCGAGATCGCCCTCGTCGACGAGCTCGCACACACCAACACCCCAGGATCCGCGCATCCGAAGCGGTGGCAGGACGTCGACGCGCTGCTCGACGCGGGCATCGACGTCGTCACGACCGTGAACGTGCAGCACATCGAATCGCTGAACGCGGTGGTCGAGAAGATCACCGGCATCGCGCAGCAGGAGACGATCCCGGATGCCGTGGTGCGCGCAGCCGATGAGATCGAGGTCGTCGACCTCGCACCCCAGTCGCTGCGTGACCGCCTCTCGGCCGGTCTCGTCTACCCCGCCGAACGCATCGACGCGGCCCTGTCGAACTACTTCCGGCTCGGGAACCTCACCGCTCTCCGCGAGCTCGCCCTGCTGTGGCTCGCCGACGAGGTCGACAGCGCCCTGCGCAGCTACCGCGCCGATCACGGGATCGAGGGCACCTGGCAGGCGCGCGAGCGCGTGGTCGTCGCCCTCACCGGAGGCACCGAGGGCGAGACGCTGCTGCGCCGCGGCGCTCGCATCGCCGCGCGGTCGGCCGGCGGCGAGCTGCTCGCCGTGCACGTCGCCACCCAAGACGGACTCCGCGACCAGACGCCGGGCGCCCTGGCCGCCCAGCGGGCCCTCGTCGAGTCGCTCGGCGGCAGCTTCCACCAGATCGTCGGCGACGACATCCCCGGCACGCTCGTCTCGTTCGCGCAGGGAGCGGATGCCACCCAGCTCGTCATCGGCGTCAGTCGCCGCGGTCGTGTCGCGGCCGCCCTCACCGGTCCGGGCATCGGCTCCGAGGTCATCCGCCGCTCGGGCGACATCGACGTGCACATCGTCACGCACGCCGCCGCAGGCGGTCGCGTCGCCCTGCCCCGCATCACCGGCGGTGCGCTCGGCTGGCGGCGTCAGGTGCTCGGGCTGGCGGTGGCCCTCGTGTTCGGTCCCCTGCTGTCGTGGCTGATGTTCACGTTCCGCAGCCCGGAATCGATCACCTCCGAGGTGCTCGCCTACCAGCTGCTCGTCGTCGTGGTCGCGCTGATCGGCGGCATCCGCCCCGCGGTCTTCGCGGCCGTGCTCTCGGGCATCACGCTGGATCTGCTGTTCGTCGCGCCGCTGTTCACCATCACGATCGCGCATCCGCTGCACGTGCTCGCCCTGGCCCTCTACGTCGTGATCGCGATCCTCGTCAGCATCATCGTCGACCAGGCCGCCCGTCGAGCCCGCACCGCCCAGCGCGCCGTCGCCGAGGCGGAGCTGCTCGCCGCGGTCGCCGGCAACGTGCTCCGAGGAGACAACGCCGTGCTCGCCCTGGTCAGTCGCACCCGCGAGGCGTTCGGTCTCAGCGGCGTCCGCCTGCTCGCCCCCGACGGCGAGGTGCTCGCGAGCGACGGCGAACCCGTGCCCGACGGTCGCGCGACGACCGTCCCGGTCGGCTCGGGCGGCTCGGCCCCCGCACTTCTCGAACTGCACGGGGAGCCGCTCGACACCCCCGCACGGCGGCTGCTCGACGCGATCGTCGCGCAGCTCGCCGCCGCGATCGAGCACACGGATCTTCGCGCCACCGCCCGAGAGGTCGCCGCCCTCGCCGAGACCGACCAGGTGCGAAGCGCCCTGCTCTCGGCGGTCAGCCACGATCTGCGCCGCCCGCTCGCGTCGGCCGTCGCGGCGATCGGCGGGCTGCGCGGGGCGCACGGCCTGTCGGCATCCGATCGCGACGAACTGCTCGCGACGGCCGACGAGAGCCTCGCCACCCTGTCGTCGCTCGTCACCGATCTGCTCGACGTCAGCCGCGTGCAGGCCGGGGTGCTCGCGGTGTCGAGCATGCCGCTCGACGTGGCCGGCCCCGTGCTCGCCGCGGTCGACGAGCTCGGCCTGGGCCCCGCAGACGTCGAGCTCGTGCTCGACGGCGAGCTGCCGGCGGTGTCGGCCGATCCGGTGCTGCTGCAGCGCGTGCTCGTGAACGTGATCGCGAACGCGCACCGCCACGCCCCCACCGACACCCGCGTGATCGTGTCGACGAGCTCGCTCGCCGACCGCGTCGAGATCCGCATCATCGACCGGGGGCGGGGCGTGCCGGCGGAACAGCGCGACCGCATCTTCCAGCCGTTCCAGCGGATGGGCGACACCGACAACACCACCGGTCTCGGGCTCGGCCTCGCCCTGTCGCGCGGTTTCGCCGAGGGCATGGGCGGTACTCTGACACCCGAGGACACCCCCGGCGGTGGACTCACCATGGTCGTCTCACTGCCGCGGGCAGAAGACCCCGATCCCCTGCAGGAGGAGACGGAGTGA